The DNA region TGTACTCGTCGACCGGGCCGCGGCCGGGTTCCCACTGGATGACCATGTTGCGTGGGCCGTCGGGGCGCACGACCACCGCGCCCAGCGCGACGGGCGCGTCGATGGCCTCCACGGCGCGGGTGATGGCCTGGGCTGCGTCGAGGTTGCGGTACGGGTCGATGTCGGAGGCGTTCTCCGGCCAGATCACGATGTCGGGCTGCGCGATCTTGCCCGCGGCGACGTCGGCGGCGAGTTCCTCGGTGCGTTTGACGTGGTTGTCGAGGACGGCGCGGCGCTGGGCGTTGAAGTCCAGGCCCGCGCGGGGGACGTTGCCCTGGATGGCGGCGACGGTGATCTCGCCCGCGTCGGCGTCGGTGCCCACGGCGGGGATGGCGGCGATGCCCGCCGCCAGCGGCAGGACCGCTGCGAACGCGGGCACGACGAGGGCTCGTGGGGCGCGGGTGATGGCGGCGCGGCGGATCAGCTCGCCGAGGCCGAAGCCGGTGAGGGTGACGGCGAAGGCGATCAGCGGGGTGCCGCCGAGGGCTGCCAGCGGCAGGTAGAGCCCTTCGGGCTGGCCGAAGGCGAGTTTGCCCCAGGGGAAGCCGCCGAAGGGGAACATCGCGCGCAGGGTCTCACCGGTGACCCACAGCAGCGCCGCCCACAGGTACCAGCCGCGCAGGCGGGTCACCATGGCGATGGCGGCGCACGGCACGCCGACGAGCAGGGCTTCCAGCGCGCTGAGCGGCAGCCAGGCGACGGGGCCGACGAACACCCCGGTCCACGCCAGCAGCGGGGTCATGAAGCCAAGGCCGAAGAGGAAGCCGTAGCCGAACCCGGCGCGCGGGCGGCGGTCGTGCAGCAGCAGGGCGAGCACGGCGAACCCCAGCGGCGCGAGCCACCACGTGGGCCGCGGGGGGACGCTGAGGAAGACCAGCCCACCGGCGGCGAGCGCGGCCAGCGCGCGCAGGGCGACGGCCAGTCGGACCCGGCGGGCGGGCGCGTCGGGGCTGGCGGCCATCGAGGGCTCCTGGGGCACGGCGGGGGCGACCACCCGCACAGCGTACGGGGCACGCGGCGGCGGCCGGTCCGCTCCCCCGAACTGTCCACAGTGAACCTGTAGTCGAGGGTTCGACTCGACATCCATAACCCTCGACTTGACCGTGAGAGTTGCCCTGTTTCCCCTGGTCACTGCTAGGTTCGAGGCGTGACGAACAACAATGGACAGGGGTGGCGCGTCGAGTTCGACGCGGAGGTCGAGTTCCGTAACGGCGGCTCGTTGACGGTCGAGGGGTTCCGCCTGGACTCCCCCGCCGCCGAACTGGACGACGCGGCCACAGGTGAACTCTTGGTGCGGCACCTGGGGTTGCTGATGGTCGGCTCGGTGCGGGTGTCGAACCGACGGATGATCGCCGAGCCACACAAGGGCTCAAGGGGCGTCGACACCGGGCCTGCCACCGGGTCGCGGCTGGTCGAGCTGAGCCACCGGATAGAGCATGGAATGGCCACGCTGCCCGGCGTCCCCGGCCCGGAGATCGGCGACTACCTGACCCGCGACGCGTCGCGGGAGTTCTACGGTCCCGGCACGGAGTTCCACATCGGAACGATCTCGATGGTCACCAACACCGGCACCTACCTCGACTCCCCCGCCCACCGCTATGACGGCCGAACCGACCTGTCAGGCCTCCCCCTGTCCAGCTTCGCCGACCTGGACGGCGTAGTGATCCGCGTGGCGGGCGACGGCCTGCGGGCGATCGACAAGGCCGCCCTGCTGCCGTTCGACGTCACGGGTCGCGCCGTGCTGATCCACACCGGCTGGGACGCGCACTGGCGCACTCCGGCTTACTTCGAGGACCACCCGTACGTCACGTCGGACGCGGCGGGATGGCTGGTCGAACAGGGCGCCGCACTGGTCGGCATCGACAGCCTCAACATCGACAGCACCGACGACCCGCTGCGGCCCGCGCACACGGCGCTGCTGGGCGCGGGCATCCCAGTGGTGGAGCACCTGCGTGGGCTGGAGCAGCTGCCGCCGTCGGGGTTCCGGTTCCACGCGGCGCCGGTGCCGGTGGTCGGGCTGGGCACGTTCCCGGTGCGCGCGTACGCGGTGATCGGCTGACGAGGTCGCCGGGCCCTCACCGCCGGGGTTTGCCCGCCGGGAACAGCACCGTCAGCGCGCTCGCCCCGGCCGTGACCGCCTTCGCGGCGGTCGCGGTCGGGGTTCTGAGCGGGTGCTCGGTGAGCAGCACGACGATGTAGCGGAACTCCGGCCCGGCCAGGCCGGTGCTGTGCACGACCTTCGCCTGCTTGTTGTTGCCCCACCCCTGCTTGACCGCCCAGGGAACGCGCAGCGCGTCCGGGATGCCGAAGTGCTGGTCGAACCCGTCGGCGGCGTTTCGTGGCGCGGACTCGAGCGCGGTGAGGATGAGCGCGTTGTCGTCGCCGGGCAGTTTGCCGAGCACATGCTGGTAGACCCGGACGATGTCGTTGGCCGTCGTGCGAACCGAGCCCCACCGGTCTGGATTCGCCGGTGGTTCGGTGCCGGTCAGGCCGATGCGCTCGCGCATGCGGGCGACGATGTCGGTGCGCCCGCCGCGGAGCCAGAAGTGGCTGGCCGCCGTGTCGTCGCTCGCCGACAGCATGCGGGTGATCCGCTTGCGGTCCTCCTGGGTGGTTTTGGTCTCCAGCACGTCGATCGCGATGAGCAGTTTGACCAGTGACGCCGAGTCGAACTGCCGGTCCGCCTTGATGGAGAGCGGTTCGACGCCGATGGCGCGGTCGTAGACGACCGCGCTGACGGTCGCGTTCTTCACCACTGACCGGACTCCGCCGACGACGCTCGCCGGGTCGATCGGTGGCGCCGGTGGCGAACCCGGCGCGGATGGCATCACGGGCATCGGCCTGGCCTGCGGCACCGGCGACGCCAGCGGCGCCGAGCACGCCGTCAGTCCTATCAAGACAGCCGCCATCAGCACTCTGAACTGCATCGTTGCCCCCCGAGCTCGACTATGCATACTGCGTATACATGCCGACTATACATACCACGTATACATGCGATGTATACGTGGTCGAGGTGGTGCGGATCGGGGGCTGTCATGAGCCGGTGCGGTCGGGAACTACTGAGCTGTCATACCTCTGCTCAGCGGTCAGCCCGCGACTTCCTGCTCCGGGAGCAGGCCCTTGACCACTTTGCCGGTCGCGTTGCGGGGGACTTTCCGGACGAAGTAGACGTCGCGGGGCACCGAGAACCGCTCCAGGTGGTCGTGGACGTAGTGGCGGACGTCGGTGGCCTCGAGGTGGACGCCCGGCCCCAGGGCGACGTAGGCGGCGAAGCGCTGGCCGTACTCGGGGTCCGGGACGCCCACCACGGCCGCGTCGACGACCCCGTCGAGGCTGAGCAGCAATTCCTCGACCGGGCGGGGAAAGACGTTCTCGCCGCCGGAGATGATCATGTCGTCATCGCGGCCACTGACGAACAGGCGGCCATCGGCGTCGAGGTAGCCTCGGTCGCCGGTGACCATGAGGTCGTCGTGCATGGCGTTGCGGGTGCCGTTGGTGTAGCCCTCGTAGAGCATGTCGTTGCCGACACAGATACTGCCGACGGTGCCCGGCGGCTGTGGAACGCCACCAGGGCCGAGAATGCCGACCTTGGTGCCGACCGGGCAGCGACCAGCGGTCGTCGGCGCGGCGCGCAGGTCGGCGGGGTCGGCGATGCTGGCCCAAGAAACCTCGGTAGACCCGTAGAGGTTGTAGAGGATGTCGCCGAAGGTGTCCATGAACTCGGTGACGAACGGGCCTGCCATCGCCGAGCCGCTGCTGGCCACGACCCGCAGCGAGGACAGGTCGTAGCGGGCGCGGATGCGGGCGGGCAGGGCGAGGATGCGCTGGAGCATGATCGGCACGGCGAACATCGAGGTGCACCTGAGCTCGTCGATGGCGCGCAGGGCGGACTCCGGGTCGAAGCGGCGCTGCAGGACCATGGTGGCGCGCAGCGGCATGCCGAGTTGGACCGCGGCCAGGCCCCAGGTGTGGAAGATCGGCGCGGAGACCAGCATGCGTTCGCCGAAGCGCAGCGGGATGCGGGAGTAGACCGAGGCGGCGGTGCTCATGCCCGCGGGGTTGCGTCTGCGGGCGCCCTTGGGGGTGCCGGTGGTGCCGGAGGTCAGCACGATGATCTTGGACGCGGTGGCGGGCGGGCGCAGGGTGGCGGCGGAGGCGTCCTGGATGAGGGTGTCGACGCTGGTGGCGCCGCGGGCCGGGGTCCAGGTGGAGATCCAGGGCAGCGACGTGGGCAGGTTGTGGAACAGCGGGGCGAACTCGTCGTCGGCGAGCAGGGCGATGGGGCCGTGGGCGGCGACGATGTCGGCGATCTGGTCGGCGGCCAGGCCGGTGTTGAGCAGCAGGACGTCGGCGCCGAGTTTGCCGCAGGCGATGGCGGCCTCGACGATCCCGGCGTGGTTGCGGCACATGACCGCGACCCGGCGGCCCGCGCGCACGCCGTACTCGGCCAGGCCGTTGGCCAGCCGGGTGGTGCGCCGGTCGACTTCCTCGAAAGTGAGTTCGCCGCGTTCGTCGATGATGGCGGCGGCGGTCGGGCTGCTCGCGGCGGCGGCGCGGTAGCCGCCCGCGATGGTCGGTCCCCAGCGGGTGAGGGCGTTGAGTTGGCGGATCATCCGGTCGGGGCGGCCGGGGGTGAACACGCCCGCCTTGGCCAGGGTCAGTGCCACGGTGAGGGTGGACTGGCCGCGGGCGGCCTGGTCGATGCGGGTGGGTGCGGTGGTGACGGCGCGCCCGGCGAGGTGGTGGTCGATCATGGCCAGGGTGCGGCGGATGCGTTTGCGCAGCCAGGAGCCGGTGAGCACGGTGCCCGAGGTGAGTCCGGCGGGCAGCGACAGCATGACCTGGACGTGGGTGCGGCCGCGGCTGGCGGGTTCCATGCGGACGGTGAGGTGGCCGCCTTCCCACAGGGGGCTCACCAGCACGAGGTGCTCGGCGGGGCGGCACACGAGGATCTCGACCTCGTCGGCGACCGGCGGGGCGCCGTCGACGGCGAATCGGACCCGGAAGCGGGCGCCGACGCGGCCCGCCGAGTTCGTCCCGACGCGTTCGCACGAGGCGATCTCGCGGGCGAATCTCGGGTACAGCTCAGGGTCGCTGAGGATGTCCCACACCTGATCCGGCGAATGGTCGAGGGTGTGGTCCACCTCGACGAGTTCGGTAGGCATGACCCTCCGTCATCCGCGTGACTGGAACGTGTTTCATTGTTTGCCGTCGTGGCATCGGTTGTTATCAGCGAAACTCGGAGGGGCGCAAGGAGCTATACGGCCGTTTGGCCGAGCGCCGACCATCGTCACCCTAATGGAGTAACGACTTACCGCAAATGCGGACAAAACCCCGCTCCAGAGTGTGTGACCCGGGCCACTCGGAGACGTGAGACTCCCTCAAGTGTGGGAAGGCCGACTACTCTCAGTAGCTCACCGGAGTTGGATGCCGACGATGCACGCGTCGTCGTCGGTGTCGCCGTCGCCTTCGGCCAGCAGCCGGTCCAGGCACCGGTCCAGGTCGGCGGACTCGGCGGCGACCAAGCCCCGCAGGTGGTCCATCGACTCGTCGATCGACACGTCGCGGCGCTCGATCAGCCCGTCGGTGTAGAGCACGAGGAGGTCATGCTCGCGTAGCCGAACCACGCCCTCCTCGTAGGCGACGTTCGGGCGCACCCCGAACATCAGGCCCTTGATCAGCGGCAGCGTTTCCGCCCGCCCGTCGCCTGCCAGCACCGGTGGCAGATGCCCGGCCCGCGCCCAGCGCAACACCCGCGTGACGGGGTCGTAGAGCCCGCACAGCGCGGTCGCGTGGATCCCGCCGGACAGGCCGCAGGCGACGTTGTTGAGCCACGCGAGCAGCTGGCCGGGCGGCGCTCCGGTCACCGCGAGCCCGCGCAGGGCGTTGCGCAGCACCACCATCCCGGTGGCCGCCTCGATGCCGTGGCCCGCGATGTCGCCGACCGACACCATGACCTGCCCCGACGGCAGCACCAGCGCGTCATACCAGTCGCCGCCGACCAGGTGGTCCTTCTCCGCGGGCCGGTAGCGCACGCCCACCCGCAGGTCGGGCAGCTCGAGCGGGTCGCGGGTGGGCGGCATGATCGCCTGCTGCAGCTGGCGGGCCAGCCGGTTGCGCTCGGCGGACTCCTGCTCGGTGGAGGCCAGCTGATCGCGCGTCACCGACAGCGCGACCTCGGTCCAGTACTGCGCGGAGATCTCCTGGCAGGCCCCGCGCACCGCGACCAGGCCCCCGTCGGCGTCGAGCACGGGCTCGGCGAGCACCCGGGTGTGCCGGTAGCCGCCGTCGGGGCGGCGCAGGCGCAGCGTGGTCGAGGCGGGCCTGCGGTGGTGGCGCAGGGTGCGCACGAACCGCGACGCCGCGACGGCGTCGTCGGGGTGGACGTGGCCGGGCAGGTCCAACAGCGGGATCGGCCCGTCGCCAGGGGTCCGGCCGACCAGCGCGAACAGCTCGCTGGTCCAGATGACCTCGCCGCTGAGCGCGTCCTCCTCGAAGCCGCCGACCTGGCTGAGCCGCTGGGTCTGGCGCAGGACGTCGGCCCAGCGCGCCGAGCCGTCGCTGGGCCGCCAGGTGAGCAGCACGGCGTCGCCGACCCGGCTCACGCCGACCCCGGCGACCTCGCTGAACGGCTCGACCGGGAGGCGTTCGACCTGGACCGGCTCACCGGTGGCGTGGACTCGGGCGACGGTGTCGAACAGGACGGCCGCCGTCGGGAAGCATTCGAGCAGGGTGGCGCCGGTGACGGAGTGGGCCGCGCCCGCGTTGGCGTGGTGGATGTCGAAGTCGGCCATGGCGCCGTCGACGGCGTGCCGGGGCACCAGCACCAGCGCCGGGTCGACCAGCGCGTCGGCCACCTCGGACAGGCGCACCAGGTCGGCGTCGGCGGGCAGCGGGGAGGCGACGGGCAGGGTGTGCATGGCGTGCCCGCAGAGTTCGCCCAGCGCGACGAGTTGGCGCACGATGCGGCGCGGCTGCGGTGGGATGGCGGTGGGCCAGCAGATCTCGACCACGCCCATGACCCGGCCGCCGACCATGGCGGGCAGGGCGACGCGGGTGCCGTCGCGGAACTGGTCGGCGCCGATGGAGGGCACGGCGGCCAGGTCGGCGCCGGTGAACCAGAGGGTGCCGCGTTCGTCGAGGGCGGCGGAGGCGGCGGTGGCCACGGCCGGGGGGACGTAGCGCCAGCGGTCGATCTCCTGCGGGGCGAAACCGGCGGCGCCGGACAGGCTCAGCGAGGCGTCGGCGCCGACGGCCCAGACCGCGACGGCGGTGGCGCCCAGCGGGGTGAGCGCGTGTTCGAGCATGGCCTCGGCGACGGCCTGGACGTCGTCGGCGGCCAGCACGCCGCTCTCGGCGGTGCGCAGCCGCTGCACGACGGGCAGCGGGTCGGCGGTGTCGTGTCGGGGCAGTTCGGCGACTTCGTCGTGGGCGGAGTGGTTGACGATGTCGGCGGCCAGTTCGGTGACCGACATCCCGGCTTGGGCGGCGATGGTGTCGAGTTCGCGGGCGGCGGCGGTCGGGCCGACCCGGAGGCGTTCGACCAGGACCCCTTTGGCCAGCTCGACCAGGGCGCGGGCGTCGGCGTCGGCTCTGGCCTGGCCGAGTTCGTCGCGCAGCCGCTCCACGGTGGCCACCAGGCGGTCCTCGGCCGTGGGGGGCTCGGTCGACATCGTTGGCACCTTCTGTCCAGTGGTGTGTCCATGAGCGTTGTCGGGCTATCGGCGGATCCAGGTTTCCGCTGGGCGTGCGGCCGGAATGCCGCTCGTAGTGGGTGTACTTGGGCGTTTCGGCGGTGCGGCCGGCGGGAAGCTGGGCCGTCGATAGCCTGGCGACGTTCGTGGACACACGCTCTAGGCGCGCAGCCGGTCCTGGATGCGGGTGATCAGGTCGTTCGCGTCGACCGGTTTGGTGACGTAGTCGTTGGCGCCCGCGGCCAGTGCCTTCTCGCGGTCGCCGACCATGGCCTTGGCGGTGACGGCGATGATCGGCAGGTTGGTGTACTCGGGCATGGCGCGGATGGCGGCGGTGGCGGTGTAGCCGTCCATCTCCGGCATCATGACGTCCATCAGGATCAGGTCGACGGCGTAGTTGCTGGTGAGGGCCTCGATTCCTTCGCGGCCGTTGGTGGCGTGCAGGACGTGCATGCCGTGGGTTTCCAGGATGCCGGTGAGGGCGTAGACGGTGCGGGCGTCGTCGTCGACGACGAGGACGGTGCGGCCGCTGAGCCTGCCGTCGACGGCGGGTGCGTCGGCGACGTGGCCGCGCACGAGTGGGAGCACGTCGCCGGGGCGGTCGGCGTTGAGGTGCAGGGCGATGCGTTCGCGCAGTTCGTCCAGGCTTGACAGCAGTTCGAGTGGGCGTGCGCCGGTGCGGGCCTGCAGGCCGCGTTCGAGGTCGACGTCGAGGCGGCCGCTGTTGTGGGCCAGCACGGGCACCGCGGCCAGGTCGGGGCGTTCGTCCATCAGGTCGAGGATCGCGGCCCCGTCGGCCATGCCCAGTTCCAGCACCACGCAGTGGCAGGTGTGGTCGGCCAGGGCGTGGGCGGCCTCGGTGACGTCGACGGCGGTGATCACCTCGACCGGACCGCGCGCGTCGGACAGGTCGGGGGTGGCGGCCAGTTCGGCCGCGGCGCTCTCGGCGACCAGCGACAGCAGGCCGGGGCGGTGTTCCTCGATCACCAGCAGCCTGCGCAGACCCGCGGCTGCGGACGTGTCGGGGTTGGCGTGCTCGTCCGCGGGGCCCAGCGTCTTGCCGGAGTCGGCGGCGAGCAGGTCGAGGAAGTCGGGGCGGGCGACCGGGATGAAGAAGGTGAACCGGCTGCCCTTGCCGGGGGCGCTGTCCACGGTGAGCGACCCGCCGAGCAGGTGGGCGATCTCGCGGCTGATCGACAGGCCGAGGCCGGTGCCGCCGTATTTGCGGCTGGTGGTGCCGTCGGCCTGCTGGAAGGCGCCGAAGATCGAGTCGAGTTGCTGTTCGGCGATGCCGATGCCGGTGTCCACGACGCGCAGGGCGATGGCGGTGCCATGGCTGCCGACGGTGGCGGGCAGCTCGGTCGGGTCGGCGGGTTCGATCTTGAGTTCGACGGTGCCGGACTCGGTGAACTTCACCGCGTTGGACAGCAGGTTGCGCAGCACCTGGCGCAGCCGGGCGTCGTCGGTGACGACCTCGGTGGGCACGCCGCCGGTGGAGCTGATCCGGAAGTCGAGGTTCTTCTGCGTGGTCAGCGGCCGGAAGGTGGCCTCGGCGTAGTCGAGCAGCCTGCGCA from Alloactinosynnema sp. L-07 includes:
- a CDS encoding SpoIIE family protein phosphatase, which translates into the protein MSTEPPTAEDRLVATVERLRDELGQARADADARALVELAKGVLVERLRVGPTAAARELDTIAAQAGMSVTELAADIVNHSAHDEVAELPRHDTADPLPVVQRLRTAESGVLAADDVQAVAEAMLEHALTPLGATAVAVWAVGADASLSLSGAAGFAPQEIDRWRYVPPAVATAASAALDERGTLWFTGADLAAVPSIGADQFRDGTRVALPAMVGGRVMGVVEICWPTAIPPQPRRIVRQLVALGELCGHAMHTLPVASPLPADADLVRLSEVADALVDPALVLVPRHAVDGAMADFDIHHANAGAAHSVTGATLLECFPTAAVLFDTVARVHATGEPVQVERLPVEPFSEVAGVGVSRVGDAVLLTWRPSDGSARWADVLRQTQRLSQVGGFEEDALSGEVIWTSELFALVGRTPGDGPIPLLDLPGHVHPDDAVAASRFVRTLRHHRRPASTTLRLRRPDGGYRHTRVLAEPVLDADGGLVAVRGACQEISAQYWTEVALSVTRDQLASTEQESAERNRLARQLQQAIMPPTRDPLELPDLRVGVRYRPAEKDHLVGGDWYDALVLPSGQVMVSVGDIAGHGIEAATGMVVLRNALRGLAVTGAPPGQLLAWLNNVACGLSGGIHATALCGLYDPVTRVLRWARAGHLPPVLAGDGRAETLPLIKGLMFGVRPNVAYEEGVVRLREHDLLVLYTDGLIERRDVSIDESMDHLRGLVAAESADLDRCLDRLLAEGDGDTDDDACIVGIQLR
- the lnt gene encoding apolipoprotein N-acyltransferase, with amino-acid sequence MVAPAVPQEPSMAASPDAPARRVRLAVALRALAALAAGGLVFLSVPPRPTWWLAPLGFAVLALLLHDRRPRAGFGYGFLFGLGFMTPLLAWTGVFVGPVAWLPLSALEALLVGVPCAAIAMVTRLRGWYLWAALLWVTGETLRAMFPFGGFPWGKLAFGQPEGLYLPLAALGGTPLIAFAVTLTGFGLGELIRRAAITRAPRALVVPAFAAVLPLAAGIAAIPAVGTDADAGEITVAAIQGNVPRAGLDFNAQRRAVLDNHVKRTEELAADVAAGKIAQPDIVIWPENASDIDPYRNLDAAQAITRAVEAIDAPVALGAVVVRPDGPRNMVIQWEPGRGPVDEYIKRQLQPFGETMPMREFFRLFSSTVDRAGTFQPGDEATVFAMGEARVALVTCYEVAFDGVVRDSVLNGSNLLAVPTNNATFGRTEMTYQQLAMDRVRAVEHGRTVIVAATSGVSAIVLPDGTVTQRTDLFTPAALVERVPLRTATTMADRLGAWPEWSMVFAGLAALVFALATGRRPRSAARDPQSPADNQG
- a CDS encoding serine hydrolase, yielding MQFRVLMAAVLIGLTACSAPLASPVPQARPMPVMPSAPGSPPAPPIDPASVVGGVRSVVKNATVSAVVYDRAIGVEPLSIKADRQFDSASLVKLLIAIDVLETKTTQEDRKRITRMLSASDDTAASHFWLRGGRTDIVARMRERIGLTGTEPPANPDRWGSVRTTANDIVRVYQHVLGKLPGDDNALILTALESAPRNAADGFDQHFGIPDALRVPWAVKQGWGNNKQAKVVHSTGLAGPEFRYIVVLLTEHPLRTPTATAAKAVTAGASALTVLFPAGKPRR
- a CDS encoding AMP-binding protein, which produces MPTELVEVDHTLDHSPDQVWDILSDPELYPRFAREIASCERVGTNSAGRVGARFRVRFAVDGAPPVADEVEILVCRPAEHLVLVSPLWEGGHLTVRMEPASRGRTHVQVMLSLPAGLTSGTVLTGSWLRKRIRRTLAMIDHHLAGRAVTTAPTRIDQAARGQSTLTVALTLAKAGVFTPGRPDRMIRQLNALTRWGPTIAGGYRAAAASSPTAAAIIDERGELTFEEVDRRTTRLANGLAEYGVRAGRRVAVMCRNHAGIVEAAIACGKLGADVLLLNTGLAADQIADIVAAHGPIALLADDEFAPLFHNLPTSLPWISTWTPARGATSVDTLIQDASAATLRPPATASKIIVLTSGTTGTPKGARRRNPAGMSTAASVYSRIPLRFGERMLVSAPIFHTWGLAAVQLGMPLRATMVLQRRFDPESALRAIDELRCTSMFAVPIMLQRILALPARIRARYDLSSLRVVASSGSAMAGPFVTEFMDTFGDILYNLYGSTEVSWASIADPADLRAAPTTAGRCPVGTKVGILGPGGVPQPPGTVGSICVGNDMLYEGYTNGTRNAMHDDLMVTGDRGYLDADGRLFVSGRDDDMIISGGENVFPRPVEELLLSLDGVVDAAVVGVPDPEYGQRFAAYVALGPGVHLEATDVRHYVHDHLERFSVPRDVYFVRKVPRNATGKVVKGLLPEQEVAG
- a CDS encoding cyclase family protein yields the protein MTNNNGQGWRVEFDAEVEFRNGGSLTVEGFRLDSPAAELDDAATGELLVRHLGLLMVGSVRVSNRRMIAEPHKGSRGVDTGPATGSRLVELSHRIEHGMATLPGVPGPEIGDYLTRDASREFYGPGTEFHIGTISMVTNTGTYLDSPAHRYDGRTDLSGLPLSSFADLDGVVIRVAGDGLRAIDKAALLPFDVTGRAVLIHTGWDAHWRTPAYFEDHPYVTSDAAGWLVEQGAALVGIDSLNIDSTDDPLRPAHTALLGAGIPVVEHLRGLEQLPPSGFRFHAAPVPVVGLGTFPVRAYAVIG